The stretch of DNA aatagcaaagacttagaaccaatccaaatgcccatcaatgatagactggataaagaaaatgtggcacatatacatcatgaaatactatgcagccataaaaaaagaatgagttcatgtcctttgcagggacatggatgaagctggaagccatcattctcagcaaactaacacagaacagaaaaccaaatactgcgtgttctcactcataagtaggagttgaacaatgagaacacatggacacaaggaggggaacatcacacactggggcctgtcagggggttaggggctaggggaaggagagcattagaacaaattCCTAATGCATGTGGAGtgtaaaacctagatgacgggttgatgggtgcagcaaaccaccatgacacatgtatacctatgtaaaaaacctgcatgttctgcatatgtaccccagaacttaaaataaaaagtaaaaattaaaaaaagaacagtttagAATGCTTCCATTTTTAATCCCGAGAATTATACTGAGGAACAAAAACTATCTTCTTTTAATACCCCAGGAAGATACATTGCTCAAAATCAGATGGTTCAAGGTCACGTCACCAAGTTCCTGTAACCAAGGtagatgactttttttaaaagtctttacgAATCATCCTGATCCTGTTTTTAGGGTAAGGTTTTAGGGATTCAATCCCATAGGTGTTCTTTTGCCAGAATGGACCCAAAGCCAACTCTTGAGGGAAATACTGACTCAGCTCTAGGAATTCCCGAGTTTGCCTTTAGATGTCAATGAGATGCTGCACCACTGAAGTCAAAATCTGTGGTGAGCTCCTTAATGTCCATACTAGAAGTCACCCTTACTTGATAATCCTTACTTGATTGGTATCTATAACCCAGGGGTACGTATTAGGTTCGTGCAAAAGGAATCatggtttttgcattgttggaatttgcCCTTTGATGCTGGagtacattcttaaataaatgtggttatgttatacatcattttaatgggcatCTCTTTCTTTATGCCTTTTTGCTAATGAGTtactatttcctttcattttatgtttattttagattatGGAAATAATGTTAGGCAAAAAGCAAATCTGAGCGATTTTCTTCTTCGAGTTCAAAATGAGTTGTAAAGTAGCAGAGACAACTCACAACATCAACaatgcatttggcccaggaactgctaacaaatgtacagtgcagtggtggttcaagaagttttgcaaagaagacaagagccttgaagatgaggcgCATAGAGGTCGGCCATCGGAAGTTGACAATGACCAACTGGGAGCAATCATcgaagctgatcctcttacaactacatgAGAAGTTTCTGAAGAACTCAACATTGACCATTCTACAGTTGTtcggcatttgaagcaaattggaaaggtgaaaaagcttgatgaatgggtgcctcatgagctgaccaaaatttttttaaaatcgtCGTTTTGAAGTGTCATCTCTTATTCTGCGCAACAACAAACCATTTCCCAATCAGATTGTGACATACAATGAAAAGTGTATTTTATACGACAACTGGTGACAACCAGCTCAGTGGTTGGACCAAGAAGATGCTCCAAAGTACATCCCGAAGCCAAACTTGTACCAAAAAAAGggtcatggtcactgtttggtggtctgtTGCTGGTgtgatccactacagctttctgaatcccggcaaaaccattacatctgagaagtatgctcagcaaatcaaTGACATGCAACGAAAACTGCAACACACCTGCAGCCAGCAGCGGTCAACAGAAAGAGCGCAATTCTTCTCCACGACAATGCCCTACCACACGTCGCACAACCAATGCCTCAAAAGTTGAACAGATTGAGCtatgaagttttgcctcatctgccaCATTCACCTGATCGCTGTCTAACcgactaccacttcttcaagcatctcaaCAACTTTTTGCAAGGAAAACACTTCCGCAACCAGCAGGAtgtgcagaaaatgctttccaagagttcatcAAATACTGAAGCACagatttttatgctacaggaataaataaacttatttctcgttggcaaaaatgtgttgattgtaatggttcccATTacgattaataaagatgtgtttcagcctagttataatgatttaaaattcacggtctgaaaccacaattacttttgcaccaacataaatataaatatacacacacatttatgtatgcatatgtaaacaaatatgtttttaatgttctttaatTCCAGTTTCCTATTGAActtgtttattctctttcttatttatataaacaGCACAATGTGGTCTTTAAACGTAATTTCTAAATTACCTCATAAGTAATTCCCTACAGGCGTTCCCTCTTTCTTGTTAGTGTTTCTAATTTGTCCACAACATTGGATTCTGTTTAGCAACCAAGGCTACAGGGTAGCCAGACTGACTAAAGCATTGAGAATTTTTAATACTATATTTACCGACTAAGACTCAGATCATCAGTGCTGAATGCAACTGTGGCAAAAATTCTCTCCCCAACAAATTCTCTGTGACTTGAGAACACCCAGGCTAACTAGTTCTGGAAATAATGGGAATGAAACTGGATATCTGTGTTGCACATAGTTACTCTTCAAGAGGCAGGACTCAATAATAAGAACTCCCTGCAGGAAGGACAGCATAGAATGAAGACTGCTAGGATAAAGACCTAACCTTTTTAAGGGTGGTGCTGGGGTATGCCAGCTTTTTGCTATTTAAAGTGGTGTGCTGGAGCTGACTCTTTCTCATGCACCCACAAGAGCTGATTCTTAAAATTTCCAGATTTTTGTGAGCCAGTTGATACGTTGATAGCTTGAAATAGGCTGTGGTAGAACTACTTACACCATGGAAACTGGTAAGTGCTACAAATCAGCTCCCCATTCCCCGAGAGTTGGTTGTTAGACATTTCCCAGACCATCACTGCTTGTCTGGCTCACAACTGTCAACGAGGTAGATATTtctaaccccattttacagatgaggaaacagacaaaaAGACTTTAAGTTTTAGGGATATATTACAGAgggtataaaacaaaacaaaacaaaaaacaccaaaaatctGAAGCAGAAGGAAACTGCCAATGCAGAAATAGGGACAGGACAGTCCTGACCCTGAGGGCTGTATCCAGAGGAGAAAGATCCTACATAGAGGTAGGCAATGAGATAGTCTCAGGAACTGCcaaactgaggttcagaaggCTGGGAGAACAATCTCAATAAGGAACTAAGGGATCAAACAGAAAAGCCTCCAGGGGGAGTTCAAGACTCCTCCACCCTTTTCCAGCCCCTACCTCTCCCTGCTTTGGTTGGATGAATCACATTCAAAGGCAAGAAATTCCAGTCCCCTGAGGAGGAAAGGTTTGCTCAAGCTTGAAGGCAGGAATTGGGCCATGTTTCCCAGGAAGTGAAACTTTCTGAAAAGTTACAAACTCAAGACACAAGGGTATGTTCACTGACTAGATTTACATCCTTGCAGTGACTGGAATGAAAAAGGCCCTTGGCCAAGGTGACACCCTCCTTCCTCTTCAAGGAGTTCAATCTAAGGCAAGGGCCCTGGCCCAAAAACAGTCCTAGGTGAGCAGccagtgccagctcagccacagggcATTCAAGTGAGGTTCAGTTTCTTCTGAATTTGGGTTTGCAGCCAACTAATAACCAAATATTACTCTGCCAGTCATTGTCTTGCCATGTATTTCCCTCAGGAACCTTGAGGGGAGGAGAGGCTGTGGTTTGGACCATGGTTAAGGTAAGCCTGGATCTATGGCATTACCTATTGTTTTCTCAGAGACCAAGAAAATGAAGAACTCATACAGTTCATAAGGAGCCAGAAGCAGAATCAGATCTGATTAGGACAGTGCCTATGTTCTCTTCATAGAGCTTTGTCTTGGGCCAGACCAGGTGACCTTGGGAGAAACTCTCTTGCTGGGGTCCTGGAGGGGAGGAGCTGAACCTCCCTTCTCACATGCTGATCTGTTTTCTTAAAAGGGAGAAAGCATGAAAGCAGGCAAAAGCCTTGTTTCTCTGAATatcttgaatgaataaatgagacaaTATACATAGAGTGCTTAGTCAATAATTGGCATTTGACAGATGGTAGCTAATTTTTCAATATGCTACTAAACTATGATTATAATAATGCTTAGCCTCTGGGACcaaaatatgaaatttgaagACTGAGTCGATTAAGAGGcatctcttctgcctctgctcaaatattttatcttattctggcattattaagaaaataaggaaTTTGGAGCTAGGATTCAAATAATCCCCCAGCTCTTCAAAACATAATGACAATGATGTTATCTTCAATGTTTCTTTGGGATTTCCTGAGTTTCTACTTCCTAAATGTCTTTATAGAGGAAAACCCTCAGCCGTGTCATCTAactgctgctcctcctcctgaCATTTGAGAAGCCACCTATGGCAGACTGTTTAACAGGTGCATACCCCATAGCTAGCCCCCTTCTTCCTCGCTTATGAAGTCCTGATTTTACCCAAGTAGAGGAAAGCAATATGCTCAAAAAAGACTCTTCAAGTGATAAACAATAATTAGTCTAAACTAACCATATTGATCCATTTCTCTTTAGCACAGATTGGTTTAGAGTATATATTTCACCAAGTTCTGGCCAGCAGGATCTGAAAAGATGTCAGTCGGCACTTCTGCAAAATGTGTGTGCAAGAGATGTGTGCAAGGCAAACCTTAAACGTCTCTCCTGCTTTTGCTTTGCatgtgaaagaaaatatgatgCTTGGATGTCTGATTCCAAAATGGTGGCATGGAAGCAAGCTGGCTTCATGCTCCCCAACCacagaaaaccagaaacaaatgtACAGCACTGAGATGATCACCAGCAATATCCCAGAAATCAAATATGAAGATGAGACAGTTCCCAGGGccacaaagaagtgaaaaaactcCAAGCAGATGGGAAGAGAATCAAACTTTCACAGGCATGTCACCTCTCCTCCCATTCTGCCTGGCACCAAGCTTGTGAAAAATTTCCCCCAAACTCACAAtttctacactggaaaaagtgagatCAAGGTGGACAATCAGCTTCCCCACCATCCTGGGTTCCCTAGCAGGAAACCTGTCCTTGTCTTAACCCGCAGTAAGCATCGTGACATCCTGAAGAGAGAAACATCCCTGGGGACAGGCAGAGACAAGGGAGAGGCAGATTTAGCATCCCCAGCTCTGGGAACTCTGCTATGTCACTTGGCCAAAGGAGATGGCAAATCAGAGTGGTTGTTCTGTGGCTGTAGGAGGTCTGTCCCACAAGGTCTCCTGGGCACAACCCCCTAGTCAGTTTTCCCACACTGCTGGGGCTAACCTCTTTGGGACCTCCCCCATTCCGGAAAGGCAGTACTCCTATTGTTGACTAGAATGGAGATGAACCTGGGCTTAAGGTGCTGCCTAGAGCCAAAAAGGAAGCAGTTACCTAGTGATATGGTGCTTGAAGCAGTAACATACCTTAATACAAAAAGATCACAAAGATAGTGGAAAAAGCTGATCCCAAGTTCTGACATAGTTGAGCTGAAGAACCAACCCCTAATCATCTACCTCAAGacattatgtaagaaaaaaatacatcctaTTATTTAAATCCTTTGTAGGCACATATTCTATAACTTGTAAACAAGACATCCTATACCTCATCATTTCACAAACTTACCCCAAAATCCCCCTGGAGTGGTGGCAAGAAAATCCCATTGAAGGCACACTGGGAGTAAGGGCAGTAACTGGTGTTGAAGAGCTCCAGGACGCTTTGATGGCATTGTTGATAGTTTCCAATACCCTGGATTTCAAACTGCTGGAATGGAAGAGTCATCTCAAATCTCTTGGTGCAGGGGGTCTTGTAAAGGTCACTTACGTTCACTACCTTCTTATATCCAGGATGAAAGCAGGGGTCCCTGAGAATTTCGTTACTTGCAACCTGAatggaaaaatcacttgaaagCATCATGTGTGAACGCTTTGGATACAAAAGGCACAGTCTGACTTAATCAATATGTAGGCACTGTACAACATCCCACCACTTGTTATTGGCATCAACATGGCCTGCCCTGCCTTTTTCACCCTTaggaataaatgtgaaaaatggaTTTGTGTAACAGGCGCCAGAAGTGGTATCAGATATAAATGTATTTGACTATTCAAAGAATGCTGAGATAGTTAAAACTGGGCCCAGAAATGCCATTAGTTTGAAATGTCCCTGAGTGCTTAGTTCTAATCATCTAGGTCAGGAGCAGATTCACAAGGAAACTCTCAAGGTTGTCAAAAATTTGGGCCTGGGGGTAGTTCTCCAGGAGCCTACATAATGACAGGGATGTCATTATGGACCAACCCTCCCTCCAAGGAGAGAATCAGAAGCTCCCAGATACTTTTACATCATTTAAGCCACTagtatgaaaatttttaaattagtttttaaaaattatttttaaaattcttttcttcaagcaTTCTcctatccaagaaaaaaaaaaattttttttttttgagatggagtcttgctctgtcacccaggctggagtgcaatgtcacaatctcagctcactgcaacctcagcctcccaggttcaagcaattctcctgcctcagcctccttagtagctgggattacaggtgtttgccaccacacccagctaattttttgtatttttagtagagacggggtgttgccatgttggtcaggctggtctcaaactccagacctcaagtgattcacctgcctcggtctcccaaagtgctaggattacaggcgtgagccaccacgcctggcccaataaaaataatttctaaaataataataataataatttctaaccCACAACCTACTAGAGAAGAAAGGAGGCTGCTGTGGATAAGAAGCTTAATGGAGCTTTGAGGCTCAGTGGATGTCTCTCAGCGCCCCCTACTCCCAGGACCATCTTATTGATAGTGATTTTGAAAACAAGAGAGAATGCTTTGGaggagagcagagaactggttatcctttcagtggagacagggaaCAGCTGGGTGTGACATCCTGGCTTTGTGTTTACTTGTCAGGGTGTGCCTGGTACTCACATGATGCTGAGTAtgtttaacttttgttttctttctttttttttttttttttttgagacagagtctcactctgtggcccaggctgcagtgcagtggcacaatcttggctcactgcaacctccgcctcccagttcaagtgattgtcctgactcagcctcccaagtagctgggattacaggcatgtgccaccatgcccggctaattttttttttttttttttgtatttttagtagagatggggtttcaccatgttggccaggctggtctccaactcctgacctcaagtgatccacccgcctcggcctcccaaagtgtgtttaACTTTTCTTGTCTTCAAAATGCAGAAAGCATCTGGGGACAAGATGACAAGATTTGAAGTGCCAATTGATACATTTTGTGCTTTTcctgaagtgttttttgtttccttctcctctccaggTCATTTCTAACAACTGTTTTATCGTAGTTTGTAGGATAAAGAGCTTTAAAAAGTGGTCTAAAAGAGATTATAAATTGCAACTCCCCCTCCAACACACAATATTCTACCACATAATTTTCATTATCAACCCCATGAGGGTGAGAAATTATTTCCTGAGAGAAGATCTCAGTTATGTCCATGGAGATAACGCAGTAAACAAACATGGGAGGTGATGTCTGGTTGAAACAATTTATAGGGGTCGACCAGATGTAGTTCAATATCCTGCCTAAAAAGGTTTGGAAAGTACAATAACCAAGTTCAGACAAACTACtgaatttgaaagagaaaacaacaggATGTGGAGGCTGGAGGCACAGATGTGAGGAGGGCAGGTCTGGATTGAGTTATACTTGCCTGAATGTCCTTGGCCAGTTTCTGCCAGAGTGCCTGATCCTTCCCATAGCACAAGAAGCTATGTGTGTAGACATTGTAGTCCTTGCCATAGAGGCGAAATTGCAGAGCATTATCTGGGGACTCAGTAGTCTGGTTTTGGGGTACAAAAGTGATTTGTGTAGAGGCTCCCCCAAGGTCCAAAGCTCCAAAGGTTTCCTGATTATTGGTTTCATACGGGACTATGCTGAACCACCTCGTTTTCTGAAAGACAGTATAGTTACCAGTGCTAGAAGTCTCTGGACACTCTGCTTTTCATACTATCTATTGGAGTCAGGGATTTCCTAAGGCAAAGAAACAGGGGCATAAAGATGAGGCAAAGCTCACTAGAGGCTCCTGATCTACAACAGATTATCAGCAAGAAAAGAGGGGCTTCAAAGACATAGCTCAGACTGCCAGACATAGAAGCAGTGTAACTAGTGTTTACAAACAAGAGGTCTGAGGCCAGACACATTCAAGTTCAAATTCTCGCTCAGTCACTTGTTAGTTGTACAGCCATGGGCAGAATAATTACCCTCTCTAGACATTGATATGGGgctctaaaatggggatgatgtaGTACCTCATACTGTTCTAAGGATGAAATCagagaaaacatgaaaagtgCTGAGCACAGCACGAGACACATAGCAGAAGGCAAATGTTAgctattctaatttttaatgacacatttttaatttcctttatgcCTCCCTAAGGCAAACACATGTCTTCCTTATTCTCCCAATAGAAGGTCTTGTAAGAGAATTACACCTCTAGTGACCCTTACAAATGTGACAGtaaattcattcatccatccatccatgcatccatccatccagcattcattcattcattctggcTAGTGACCCAAGTACTGCCTGAGATAGCAATGGCATTGGCCTCCGGAGAGCCACCTCCATGGATGCTGTGAGATATTCACCTGACTGAATTTGCCCAGCAGATAGTTGATAGTAATCCAGCCATAGGCACCTTCCTCTTGGCCGGTAATGATCCTGGCACCCTGGAAGTCAAAGGGGTAGTTGCTGAGGCTCCTCTCCACCACATCCAGAACCCTGTCTGCCAACTCTTCACTTTCCATCCTGTACAAAGGAAGAGCTGAGGttatcatttttgctttaataattACATTACCCATTTCAGCTATAGCATCCACACACTGCTACTAAGAAGTGAATCATAATACACTGGAATAAATGGAGAGATGGGGATCTTCGCATATGTCTGTCCAAGGAACCCTTCTTTTGGATGAGGCAGAATTAATCTTTTGTTTATCTCTCTCCAAATCCACATCCTTCCAATCCTTTCGTAGGTTGGTTTTccttaaaaataccatttttgttCTGAAGTTCCCTGGCTCAAAAAGTTATCAAAGGCTCTTAAAATTACCGTAGTGGTGATAGCTGGGTATGGTTTGATGACCATACCTGAAGCTGCTGTGTGCTGTATTAGCTACTGTGGGTGGCTCCTAGCTGGTTACATGGCCAGACTCTGCTCCAGGTTTTTAATTAGGGTTCTAGTAGAAACCAGGTGGCAAATGACCTGGAATAGACATCCAAACTCCTCTGCTGCCAGCCTGGGAAAAATCTTCCCCATATTGTAACTCAGTTCTTGGGTCTGTTTGAGACTTTGAGACCTGAAGAAGGAATCTTCCAGGGTTGTCTTAATGAAGATGGGATGTAATTGCTTCCAAGATCTAGGCTACGCAACACTGGGAGTCTCTGAGCGAGAGGATGCTACCTTCTAGCTGGCATTAGGCCCCTGTCATCTCTCATCTAAATGGCTTCCACACCTGCTAACTGCCTTCCTTTTATCCCCAGCTTTTCTCCCCTCCAATCCATCTTCTCTACCAGTGTCACGAGTTGTGTAGTGTCTTTTAATGGCTTCCTACTCTCTCTAAGATAAACTCCAAACTTCCTAGCATGGCCCATGGGGCACTTTGTGACCTGGACCCTTCCTTTTCAGAATCCCACTcagaatcctggctccaccacttcccaggtgtgtgaccttgggtgagttactTCACATTTGTAAGCCACAGCTTCTGTATCTTGTTAACAATAATTAATTTCATAGAGTTGTTATGACGGTTCAATTAAGTGCTTAGCGCAGTGCTAAGAACATAGgaagggctcaataaatatgagctgctactattatcatcattattattttacactACTCACCTATCTTCTATCTAGGCAAGACTACTTACAGTCCTCTGAATATGCGTCTCACACTTCCCTACCTT from Papio anubis isolate 15944 chromosome 11, Panubis1.0, whole genome shotgun sequence encodes:
- the ENTPD1 gene encoding ectonucleoside triphosphate diphosphohydrolase 1 isoform X5; translated protein: MERAREVIPRSQHQETPVYLGATAGMRLLRMESEELADRVLDVVERSLSNYPFDFQGARIITGQEEGAYGWITINYLLGKFSQKTRWFSIVPYETNNQETFGALDLGGASTQITFVPQNQTTESPDNALQFRLYGKDYNVYTHSFLCYGKDQALWQKLAKDIQVASNEILRDPCFHPGYKKVVNVSDLYKTPCTKRFEMTLPFQQFEIQGIGNYQQCHQSVLELFNTSYCPYSQCAFNGIFLPPLQGDFGAFSAFYFVMNFLNLTSEKVSQEKVTEMMKKFCSQPWEEIKTSYAGVKEKYLSEYCFSGTYILSLLLQGYHFTADSWEHIHFIGKIQGSDAGWTLGYMLNLTNMIPAEQPLSTPLSHSTYVFLMVLFSLVLVIVAIIGLLIFHKPSYFWKDMV
- the ENTPD1 gene encoding ectonucleoside triphosphate diphosphohydrolase 1 isoform X6; the protein is MESEELADRVLDVVERSLSNYPFDFQGARIITGQEEGAYGWITINYLLGKFSQKTRWFSIVPYETNNQETFGALDLGGASTQITFVPQNQTTESPDNALQFRLYGKDYNVYTHSFLCYGKDQALWQKLAKDIQVASNEILRDPCFHPGYKKVVNVSDLYKTPCTKRFEMTLPFQQFEIQGIGNYQQCHQSVLELFNTSYCPYSQCAFNGIFLPPLQGDFGAFSAFYFVMNFLNLTSEKVSQEKVTEMMKKFCSQPWEEIKTSYAGVKEKYLSEYCFSGTYILSLLLQGYHFTADSWEHIHFIGKIQGSDAGWTLGYMLNLTNMIPAEQPLSTPLSHSTYVFLMVLFSLVLVIVAIIGLLIFHKPSYFWKDMV